One stretch of Puniceicoccus vermicola DNA includes these proteins:
- a CDS encoding transposase → MRRKRMRLDGQTAYYHVMSRTVNGEALFGDREREVLRKMIWQVADFSGIRVVTYAVMKNHFHVLVEVPAEVSISDEELVRRYRRLYPKPTPWNPMRAEVLEGHLRDHTLEGMDLRKSLLRRMGDVSWMMKTLKQRFTLWFNRSRDRFGPLWCERFKSVLVEGDRWALRTV, encoded by the coding sequence ATGAGAAGAAAACGGATGCGTCTTGATGGGCAAACAGCCTACTACCATGTGATGAGTCGAACGGTGAATGGGGAGGCTCTCTTTGGGGATCGGGAGAGGGAGGTTTTGCGGAAGATGATTTGGCAGGTGGCTGATTTCTCGGGGATTCGGGTGGTTACCTATGCGGTGATGAAGAACCACTTCCATGTTTTGGTGGAGGTGCCGGCGGAGGTGAGTATTTCGGATGAGGAGTTGGTGCGTCGGTATCGTCGGCTCTATCCGAAGCCTACGCCTTGGAATCCGATGCGGGCTGAGGTTTTGGAGGGGCACCTTCGGGATCATACTTTGGAAGGGATGGACTTGCGGAAGAGTCTGTTGCGACGGATGGGGGATGTTTCCTGGATGATGAAGACCCTCAAGCAACGATTCACGCTTTGGTTTAATCGGTCGCGGGATCGTTTTGGACCGCTTTGGTGTGAGCGGTTTAAGAGTGTTCTGGTGGAAGGGGATCGTTGGGCGCTGCGGACGGT
- the pyrE gene encoding orotate phosphoribosyltransferase — MSVNETVLQIFRDSGALLDGHFILRSGLRSRQFFQCAQVCQYMDKVTALAEMLLKKLEGYSFETVIAPAMGGLVIGQEVARQAGVRFIFVEKENDQLVLRRNFKVSPGEKVLIVEDVVTRGGRANEAIAIAQELGAEVAALSVLVDRSSGKADFAVPFVPLISMNVETFDPNNLPEDLEKIPAVKPGS, encoded by the coding sequence ATGAGCGTAAACGAGACAGTTCTGCAAATTTTTCGGGACAGCGGTGCCCTTCTGGACGGGCATTTTATTCTGCGGTCTGGGCTCCGCAGTCGTCAGTTTTTCCAATGCGCTCAGGTCTGTCAGTATATGGACAAGGTTACGGCCTTGGCGGAAATGCTCTTGAAGAAGCTTGAGGGATATTCTTTTGAAACGGTCATTGCTCCGGCGATGGGTGGTTTGGTGATTGGTCAAGAGGTGGCCCGTCAGGCCGGAGTGCGATTTATTTTTGTGGAGAAAGAGAACGATCAACTCGTTCTGCGTCGGAATTTCAAAGTTTCTCCGGGGGAGAAGGTTCTTATCGTTGAAGATGTTGTTACCCGTGGGGGACGGGCAAATGAGGCCATTGCGATTGCGCAGGAGTTGGGTGCAGAAGTCGCCGCTCTCTCTGTTCTTGTGGACCGTAGCAGTGGTAAGGCGGATTTTGCGGTGCCGTTCGTTCCGTTGATCTCGATGAACGTTGAAACCTTTGATCCGAACAACCTTCCAGAAGACTTGGAGAAGATTCCGGCGGTGAAGCCGGGGTCTTGA
- a CDS encoding polyprenyl synthetase family protein encodes MPVFATAKAGGSPKSAARFFSAAAPFLEALDQFFSDQRSEFEPELRELVQYALSHSGKRLRPISLYLTGASADGGFNADMVRAAAVVEMVHLATLVHDDILDGADLRHKQETVSRKYGVPAAVLLGDALFAQALQLASGFATTEVCRLVSEATRKVCAGEIEQTLDGKAPDDDTQRYFRIIERKTAVLFQVSCRLGALLGAPGPDMAETAGEFGRHVGIAYQIYDDLVDVIGSEKAIGKTLGTDFASGKRTLPFILLFQELESGERENLLASFAGGDESAPDGVDIGKLMVEKGVAERVGEFFGLEIGKAKAAAKILAESDGGEGLYDLATFIEGRFAGLLGDENS; translated from the coding sequence ATGCCAGTGTTCGCCACAGCAAAGGCCGGGGGGTCGCCAAAATCTGCCGCGAGATTTTTCTCGGCGGCGGCACCATTTTTGGAGGCACTCGACCAGTTTTTTTCAGATCAACGCAGCGAGTTTGAGCCGGAGTTGAGAGAGTTGGTGCAGTATGCGCTGTCCCATAGCGGGAAGCGTTTGCGTCCCATTTCTCTTTACCTGACCGGTGCCTCTGCAGATGGGGGATTCAATGCCGACATGGTTCGGGCTGCGGCGGTGGTGGAAATGGTTCATTTGGCGACCTTGGTCCACGACGATATTCTCGACGGGGCGGATTTACGGCATAAGCAGGAGACTGTTTCCCGCAAGTATGGGGTGCCTGCAGCGGTTTTGCTGGGCGATGCTCTCTTTGCTCAGGCCTTACAGTTGGCCAGCGGATTTGCGACCACGGAAGTGTGCCGTCTGGTTTCGGAGGCGACCCGAAAAGTGTGTGCCGGAGAGATTGAGCAGACCTTGGACGGCAAGGCTCCCGACGATGACACGCAGCGGTATTTTCGAATCATTGAACGCAAGACGGCCGTTCTTTTTCAGGTTTCCTGCCGATTGGGGGCTCTCCTTGGGGCTCCGGGGCCCGATATGGCCGAGACGGCTGGAGAATTTGGGCGCCATGTCGGCATCGCTTACCAGATTTACGATGACTTGGTCGACGTTATCGGTTCGGAGAAAGCGATCGGAAAGACGTTGGGCACAGATTTTGCCAGCGGCAAACGGACCCTCCCTTTCATTCTTCTTTTTCAGGAGTTGGAAAGTGGCGAGAGGGAAAACCTTTTGGCCAGTTTCGCTGGAGGCGACGAATCGGCGCCCGATGGCGTCGATATTGGGAAGTTGATGGTCGAGAAAGGCGTGGCCGAGAGAGTTGGCGAATTCTTCGGTCTGGAGATCGGGAAAGCGAAGGCCGCCGCTAAAATTCTAGCGGAGTCCGATGGAGGCGAAGGGCTCTACGATCTGGCAACTTTCATAGAGGGGCGTTTCGCTGGATTGCTCGGCGACGAGAATTCCTAA
- a CDS encoding RNA polymerase sigma factor — MSDRSTAAAAGVQTGKVGLADSDARLIESVRSGNIAAFDQLVNKYKQRIFAIIYNMTSNREDAADLTQDCFIKAFRSLDRFKGRSHFFTWLYRIAVNATLSHIKRNRYRRFFSFENLNEEGVSPDLAEALASKMQTERPVMLGELQEKLNEALQSLSPKHRTVVVLFEIEGLSHEEISEVLHTSVGTVRSRLHYAKRQLQASLQPYLG, encoded by the coding sequence GTGAGTGATCGATCAACAGCAGCGGCGGCAGGAGTGCAAACGGGTAAAGTCGGATTGGCTGACTCGGATGCGCGTCTGATTGAGAGCGTCCGTTCCGGAAACATCGCGGCCTTTGATCAGCTGGTTAACAAGTATAAACAGCGCATTTTTGCGATCATCTACAATATGACCTCGAACCGTGAGGACGCCGCCGATTTGACGCAGGATTGCTTCATTAAGGCTTTTCGTTCTCTCGACCGATTCAAAGGTCGCTCTCATTTCTTTACTTGGCTTTATCGCATCGCCGTCAACGCGACCCTCAGCCACATCAAGCGGAACCGGTATCGCCGCTTTTTCAGCTTCGAGAATCTGAACGAGGAGGGCGTTAGTCCTGACTTGGCAGAGGCTCTGGCTTCGAAAATGCAGACCGAAAGACCCGTAATGTTGGGGGAATTGCAGGAAAAATTGAACGAAGCTCTCCAATCGCTGTCTCCCAAACATAGAACTGTCGTAGTTTTGTTTGAGATTGAAGGTTTGAGTCATGAAGAGATTTCTGAAGTTTTGCACACGTCGGTGGGAACAGTCCGTTCCCGGCTTCACTATGCAAAGCGTCAGCTGCAAGCATCTCTTCAGCCATACCTCGGTTAG
- a CDS encoding S1C family serine protease — protein MWRFAFIFLGLLSPLAVPHLFGSEALALERRLTTVFRDNNAKVVRIKAAYESETENGKVSLRVGTGFFVSSDGLILANSSVTEGARRIWVEQGDTSYVAEMVGSDAETNIALLQVTDQPKGSFDFIPVDEQPYPDVGTLLLSIGCALEFDPAPRLGLVSGQDSNFGQRVFPTAYIRTTIPANPGEGGSPVLDLNGRLLGMIVASLPEVGASYVIPASAIGRVRDDLMLNGSVQYGWIGVEVESRPRGADDEAPLLVTSVVPGGPSDVAGIQEGDRIQKINGLSVPTINVMRHRFFLARIGQYIDFMIEREDKVLDLGVRVGERPAAE, from the coding sequence ATGTGGCGTTTCGCTTTTATTTTTTTAGGGCTTTTGAGTCCTCTTGCAGTTCCTCACCTCTTTGGAAGTGAGGCCCTGGCTCTGGAGCGGCGTCTGACGACGGTTTTTCGGGACAATAACGCGAAGGTCGTCCGGATCAAGGCTGCCTACGAGAGCGAAACGGAAAACGGGAAGGTTTCCCTTCGAGTGGGGACAGGATTTTTCGTGAGTTCGGATGGGTTGATTCTAGCGAACTCGAGTGTCACGGAGGGTGCGCGCCGGATCTGGGTGGAGCAGGGAGATACAAGCTATGTGGCCGAGATGGTCGGGTCGGATGCGGAGACCAACATTGCCCTCCTCCAGGTCACGGACCAGCCCAAGGGCAGTTTCGACTTTATTCCCGTGGATGAGCAGCCTTATCCGGACGTCGGGACCCTCTTGCTCTCGATCGGTTGTGCACTGGAGTTCGATCCGGCCCCGCGCCTGGGCTTGGTCAGTGGGCAGGACTCGAATTTCGGGCAACGCGTATTTCCGACGGCCTACATTCGCACGACGATTCCGGCCAATCCGGGGGAGGGCGGTTCGCCGGTTCTCGACCTCAATGGACGGTTGCTGGGAATGATCGTTGCCTCTCTGCCGGAGGTCGGTGCTTCGTATGTGATCCCGGCAAGTGCAATCGGACGGGTTCGCGATGATCTAATGCTCAATGGATCCGTGCAATACGGTTGGATCGGGGTTGAGGTGGAGAGTCGACCTCGCGGTGCTGACGATGAGGCTCCGCTTCTTGTGACCAGTGTCGTTCCCGGAGGTCCGTCCGATGTGGCGGGGATTCAGGAGGGAGACCGGATTCAGAAGATCAACGGTTTGTCGGTACCTACGATTAACGTCATGAGGCATCGTTTCTTCCTCGCGCGCATCGGGCAGTACATTGATTTCATGATCGAGAGAGAGGACAAGGTCCTCGATTTAG